In Ahaetulla prasina isolate Xishuangbanna chromosome 5, ASM2864084v1, whole genome shotgun sequence, the following are encoded in one genomic region:
- the AASDHPPT gene encoding L-aminoadipate-semialdehyde dehydrogenase-phosphopantetheinyl transferase isoform X1 → MESVRWAFSYRAWAPCCEEWLLAMRLVQPEEKKRIEQFVFGRDAKAAMAGRLMIRKLIAERLKIPWNKIQLQRTSQGKPVLINALRSTQSNFSFNVSHQGNYTVLAAEPDCQVGIDIMKTTMPGSGSIPDFFKLMKRQFTEEEWRVIKSMKNEWLQLDMFHRHWALKESFVKAIGVGIGFDLQRIEFNVSPVELEVGKTYNETIVLLDGEEEKEWTFEETRLDDCHHIAVALGKSGEFEKYHSGMIPSNKPAFTILTFNDLVASAIPLTPEDPACWESFCSRQEKPTRQSSTPR, encoded by the exons ATGGAAAGTGTACGCTGGGCATTTTCATACCGTGCCTGGGCCCCTTGCTGTGAGGAATGGTTGTTAGCCATGCGCCTTGTGCAGCCTGAAGAGAAAAAACGCATTGAACAGTTCGTCTTTGGTCGGGATGCCAAAGCTGCTATG gcTGGCCGCCTGATGATAAGAAAATTAATTGCGGAAAGGCTGAAGATTCCTTGGAACAAAATACAGTTACAAAGGACTTCACAAGGCAAACCTGTCCTTATAAACGCATTACGCAGCACCCAGTCCAATTTCAGCTTTAATGTTTCTCATCAAGGAAATTACACTGTACTGGCAGCTGAACCTGATTGTCAGGTTGGCATTGATATCATGAAGACTACGATGCCAG gaaGTGGTTCAATTCCTGATTTTTTTAAGCTTATGAAACGGCAGTTCACGGAAGAAGAATGGCGAGTTATCAAGTCCATGAAGAATGAATGGCTTCAGTTGGATATGTTTCATAGGCACTGG GCATTAAAAGAGAGCTTTGTAAAAGCCATTGGTGTTGGAATAGGATTTGACCTTCAAAGGATAGAATTTAATGTGTCCCCAGTGGAGCTGGAAGTAGGAAAAACATACAATGAAACTATTGTACTCTTGGATGGTGAAGAAGAAAAGGAGTGGACATTTGAG GAGACCCGATTAGATGATTGCCACCATATTGCAGTTGCTCTTGGAAAATCAGGAGAGTTTGAAAAGTACCACTCTGGG atGATTCCCAGCAATAAGCCTGCATTTACAATACTGACTTTCAATGATTTAGTTGCCTCTGCTATTCCTCTTACACCAGAAGACCCTGCTTGTTGGGAAAGCTTTTGTTCTAGACAGGAAAAGCCAACACGACAGAGCAGCACTCCAAGATGA
- the KBTBD3 gene encoding kelch repeat and BTB domain-containing protein 3 — protein sequence MDNQYNPNRTQTCNGISTHDKKISSLVAEDHGQRILTILQSFRAQNIFFDFKIIVKDEAIPCHRCVLAACSDFFRAMFEVNMKERDGGSVTISNLTPKAVKAFLDYAYTGKTEITNDNVEMFFQLSSFLQVSFLSKACSDFLIKNIDLVNCLQLLSISESYGSTKLFEHTLEYAQLHFSLLLQSNDFLEMNFEILQKCLEADELNVPDEEFVLKAVFWWMKHDLETRHKYLPHLMKNIRLHQLPEKTLQDILHSEEQLLKTTNCLVVIKEAIQNVQNFSGLFPDPRPSTTEKYILVHKTEENKVNQHTFCYNIKTDQWKELIKINIFDLPGSSLSSYGEKIFITGGCKGNCFRTIRLHIAETFHDATDQTWCYCPANDSFSLVSAMKKPRTMHTSVVILNCLYVIGGKTRASQDIKSLLDVEAYNPLTREWKSVSPLPRGIYYPEASACHSVIYALGSEIEITDAFNPSLDCFFKYNAVTDQWSELVAEFGQFFHATLIKAIPVNCTLYICDLSTYKVYSFCPETCVWKGEGSFECAGFNAGAVGIEDKIYILGGDYAPDEITDEVQVYHSSRSEWEEVAPMPKALTEFHCQVIQFNKFRDPWLQKQCDTNDYT from the exons ATGGACAACCAGTATAATCCGAATCGCACCCAAACTTGCAATGGAATTTCAACTCATGACAAGAAAATCAGTTCTTTGGTGGCTGAAGATCATGGTCAGAGAATCTTAACCATACTGCAAAGCTtcagagctcaaaacatattttttgactttaaaataattgtaaaagATGAAGCAATTCCCTGCCATCGTTGTGTACTAGCAGCATGTAGTGACTTTTTCAG GGCCATGTTTGAAGTTAACATGAAAGAAAGAGATGGTGGGAGTGTTACGATAAGTAATTTAACACCCAAGGCAGTGAAGGCTTTTCTAGATTATGCTTATACTGGAAAAACTGAGATAACAAATGATAATGTGGAAATGTTCTTTCAGCTGTCCTCCTTTCTTCAAGTTTCATTTCTTTCAAAAGCTTGCAGTGACTTTCTAATTAAGAATATCGATCTTGTTAACTGTTTGCAACTCTTGTCCATTTCTGAAAGTTATGGCTCCACCAAGCTGTTTGAGCATACGCTCGAGTATGCCCAGCtccatttttccttgcttctCCAATCAAATGATTTCTTGGAAATGAATTTTGAGATACTGCAAAAATGCCTAGAAGCTGATGAGTTGAATGTACCagatgaagaatttgtgttgaaaGCTGTCTTTTGGTGGATGAAACATGACTTAGAAACAAGGCATAAATATCTTCCTCATTTGATGAAGAACATCAGGTTACATCAGTTACCTGAAAAGACATTGCAGGATATTTTGCACTCTGAGGAACAGTTACTTAAAACCACGAATTGCTTAGTAGTAATCAAGGAAGCAATTCAAAATGTACAGAATTTCAGTGGGCTTTTCCCAGATCCCCGCCCATCAACAACCGAAAAATACATATTGGTTCAtaaaactgaagaaaataaaGTTAATCAACATACATTTTGCTATAATATTAAAACTGATCAGTGGAAAGaactgataaaaataaatatatttgatctACCTGGATCAAGTTTATCTAGTTATGGTGAAAAAATATTCATAACTGGTGGGTGTAAAGGTAACTGTTTCCGGACTATTAGACTTCATATTGCTGAAACGTTTCATGATGCCACAGATCAAACTTGGTGTTACTGCCCAGCAAATGATAGCTTCTCACTAGTATCTGCCATGAAGAAGCCAAGGACAATGCATACGTCTGTGGTGATTCTAAATTGTTTGTATGTAATAGGAGGCAAGACAAGGGCATCTCAGGATATCAAAAGCCTTTTGGATGTTGAGGCATATAATCCCCTGACTAGAGAATGGAAATCTGTAAGTCCATTACCAAGGGGAATCTACTATCCAGAAGCAAGTGCCTGTCACAGTGTAATATATGCGCTTGGTTCTGAAATTGAAATTACAGATGCCTTTAATCCATCTCTTGATTGCTTCTTTAAATATAATGCTGTAACAGATCAATGGTCTGAGTTGGTAGCAGAATTTGGGCAATTCTTTCATGCAACCTTAATCAAAGCTATTCCAGTGAACTGCACTTTATATATTTGTGATCTATCCACTTACAAAGTTTATAGCTTTTGTCCGGAAACCTGTGTCTGGAAAGGAGAAGGCTCTTTTGAGTGTGCTGGTTTTAATGCAGGGGCAGTTGGAATAGAAGATAAAATATACATTCTGGGTGGAGATTATGCTCCTGATGAAATAACTGATGAAGTACAGGTCTACCATAGCAGTAGATCTGAATGGGAAGAAGTTGCTCCTATGCCAAAGGCCCTTACTGAGTTTCATTGTCAGGTGATTCAGTTTAATAAATTCAGGGATCCGTGGTTGCAAAAGCAATGTGATACAAACGATTACACATAA
- the AASDHPPT gene encoding L-aminoadipate-semialdehyde dehydrogenase-phosphopantetheinyl transferase isoform X2, with the protein MESVRWAFSYRAWAPCCEEWLLAMRLVQPEEKKRIEQFVFGRDAKAAMAGRLMIRKLIAERLKIPWNKIQLQRTSQGKPVLINALRSTQSNFSFNVSHQGNYTVLAAEPDCQVGIDIMKTTMPGSGSIPDFFKLMKRQFTEEEWRVIKSMKNEWLQLDMFHRHWALKESFVKAIGVGIGFDLQRIEFNVSPVELEVGKTYNETIVLLDGEEEKEWTFEETRLDDCHHIAVALGKSGEFEKYHSGVLSESAEF; encoded by the exons ATGGAAAGTGTACGCTGGGCATTTTCATACCGTGCCTGGGCCCCTTGCTGTGAGGAATGGTTGTTAGCCATGCGCCTTGTGCAGCCTGAAGAGAAAAAACGCATTGAACAGTTCGTCTTTGGTCGGGATGCCAAAGCTGCTATG gcTGGCCGCCTGATGATAAGAAAATTAATTGCGGAAAGGCTGAAGATTCCTTGGAACAAAATACAGTTACAAAGGACTTCACAAGGCAAACCTGTCCTTATAAACGCATTACGCAGCACCCAGTCCAATTTCAGCTTTAATGTTTCTCATCAAGGAAATTACACTGTACTGGCAGCTGAACCTGATTGTCAGGTTGGCATTGATATCATGAAGACTACGATGCCAG gaaGTGGTTCAATTCCTGATTTTTTTAAGCTTATGAAACGGCAGTTCACGGAAGAAGAATGGCGAGTTATCAAGTCCATGAAGAATGAATGGCTTCAGTTGGATATGTTTCATAGGCACTGG GCATTAAAAGAGAGCTTTGTAAAAGCCATTGGTGTTGGAATAGGATTTGACCTTCAAAGGATAGAATTTAATGTGTCCCCAGTGGAGCTGGAAGTAGGAAAAACATACAATGAAACTATTGTACTCTTGGATGGTGAAGAAGAAAAGGAGTGGACATTTGAG GAGACCCGATTAGATGATTGCCACCATATTGCAGTTGCTCTTGGAAAATCAGGAGAGTTTGAAAAGTACCACTCTGGG gtcttgtcggagtcggcggaattctaa